The Candidatus Hydrogenedentota bacterium genome segment GGCGCCGACATTGTGGTGCATTCGGCCACGAAAGTAATAGGCGGGCATGGCACCTCGATCGGGGGCGTTATCGTGGATGGCGGCACCTTCGACTGGAACAATGGGAAGTTCCCCGAACTCACGGAACCCTGCGAAAGCTATCACGGCATGAGGTTCTATGAGGCCATGAAGCCGCTGGGAAACATCTCGTATATCATCAAAGCTCGGGTGACCCTGCTGCGCGACATGGGTCCCTGCCTGTCGCCCTTTAACGCGTTTCTGCTCCTGCAAGGTCTCGAGACGCTGCATTTGCGTGTGCCCCGGCACTCGGAAAACGCGTTGAAGGTCGCTCAACACCTTGACGGACACCCGTCCGTCGAATGGGTCTGCTACCCCGGCCTGAAGAACCACCCGGATCACAAACGCGCGCTCAAATACATGCCAGGAGGCCAGGGCGCCATCCTTACGTTCGGCGCCAAGGCCGGTTACGAAGGGGCGAAGAAGTTCATCAACGGCGTAAAGCTGGCCTCTCACCTGGCCAATATCCTGGATGCCAAGACCCTCGTCATCCATCCTGCTTCCACGACGCACCAGCAGCTTTCACGGAAGGAACAGGAAGACGCGGGCGTGACGCCCAATATGATCCGCGTATCGGTTGGAATCGAGGATGTCGAGGATATCATCGCCGACCTCGATCAAGCTCTGGAACGCGCGGGAAGGTAGTGGTATACTAAATGGGCGCGGTACCTCTCACCAGGGATCGCGCCCGTTTTTTTGATAAAGGCATATCCGAAGCCGAGGAAGCAGGCATGATTGAGGAAGGCTCGATCGGCATAGTCAAATCCCAGCAATTCCAGTTTGCCGAACCGCCCAACCAGCTTGAACTGGACTGTGGCCGAAAACTGGGCCCCGTTACCCTGGCATACGAAACTTACGGCGCCCTGAACGCGGCTAAGTCTAATGCTATCTTGATATTACATGCGCTGACGGGCGACGCTCACGCTGCAGGGTACCACACACCCACCGACCCGAAGCCCGGTTGGTGGGACAACATGATCGGCCCCGGAAAGGGTTTCGATACCGACAGGTACTTCGTGATCTGCTCGAACTGCCTTGGCGGCTGCCGCGGCACCACTGGTCCCTACTCGATCAATCCCGAGACCGGCAGGCCCTATGGGCTCACCTTTCCAATAGTCACCATTGGCGACATGGTCCGCGCGCAGCGTCGGCTCATCGAGCACCTGGGTATCGAGAATCTCCTGTCCGTGGCTGGCGGCTCGATGGGCGGCATGCAGGTCCTCGAGTGGCTCACGCGCTACCCTGACATTGTCCGTTCGGGCATCTGTATCGCGTCCGGACCTCACAATGGCGCGCAGGCGATCGCGTTTGATGCCGTGGGGAGGCATGCCGTGCAGGCGGACCCCGCTTTCCGAGACGGCAACTATTACGGCGGAGACGGCCCCGTTCAGGGCCTGTCGATTGCCCGCATGCTCGGACACATTACCTACCTTTCCGATGAGACCATGCGCGCGAAATTCGGCCGGTCCCTGCGCGGAAAAACCGAGTACAGTTACGACTTCGGCAGCGAGTTCAGCGTCGAGACTTATCTGGATTACCAAGGGGAGAAATTCGTTAACCGCTTTGACGCCAATAGTTATCTCTATATTACCAAGGCCTGCGACTATTTCGATCTAATCTCCGCGTACGGTTCACTTGATAAGGCCTTTGCCCGGGTTAAGTCCCGCGTAATGGTGCTTTCTTTTTCCTCGGACTGGCTGTACCCCCCCTACCAGTCCCGCGAAATGGTCGATTCACTTAGCCGAAACCGGAAAGAAGTCACCTACTGCAACATTCATTCGGACTACGGTCACGATGCCTTCCTGCTTGAGGTGGATGCGATGAAGGACCTCATTGCCGGCTTCCTCGAACACACGCTTGACCCGCGGTTGAAAGCGAAAGAAGACAACCCGGAAACATCGGTCTCGGAAGAAGCGAGTGATCCGGTACCTCAGTCCAACGAGAGCATCTATAAAGGGCCGCGCGTTGATTACGATCTCATCGTCGACTTGGTCGACCCCGAAAGCCGCGTCCTCGACATCGGATGCGGAGACGGGGAACTCCTTCACCGTCTTGTCTGCCAGAAGCAGGTTGATGGGATGGGACTCGAGGTTTCGGAACCCAATATCATCCGCTGCGTTAACCGCGGCATCTCCGTGGTTCAGGCGGATATCGACAAGGGCTTGAGCGCCATTCCGGACCAGAGCTACGACTTCGTCATCCTCAGCATGACCCTGCAGGTTATCAAGAAACCCGAACAGGCGATCCGTGAAGTGCTGCGCGTGGGCAAGAAGTGCATTATCAGCTTCCCGAATTTCGGATTCTGGAAGGTTCGCGCGATGCTCGCCTTTCAGGGTATGGCGCCGGTCACCCGCAGCCTCCCCTATTCCTGGTATTCCACCCCCAACCGCAGCGTATTGTCCGTCAAAGACTTCCGCCAGTTTTGCCATACCCACAACATACGCATCGAACGGGAGATCCCGCTCTCGAGTTCCGGCCGGGGCGTTATCGTCCGCCAATGGCCCAACCTCTTTGCAGACGAAGCCGTTTACGTCATCACCGCGAAAACCTGAACTGCGCAAACAGACACGGATTGACAACGGGCGCCCGTCCCTATCTTCCGGGAAAGAGCGGTTCAAGGAAGTTGCTGAGGCCGTCAATGTATCGCTGCCCCGTTTCTGAATAGCCATCGTTGTGGTTGCCGGCAATTTCGAGGAATGTCTTGGGTTCAGGGGCCATCTCGAAAAGGGCTTTCCCGTGATGATAAGGCACGATATCGTCGTCCGGGCTATGTACGATTAGCAGGGGGGCGGTGACACGTCCGATCTTGTCTTCGGTTTCGAAGCGGTGGCGGAGCAGGAGATTGACGGGGAAGAACGGGAACGCCTCTTTGCCCATGGTTACCGCGGATGTAAAGGTGCTCTCAAGGATGACGGCCCCCGGCGTAACCTCGGAGGCCAGGTCGGCGGCGACGGCGCCGCCCAAGCTCCGCCCGAAGAGGACCACACGTTCGGGAGCCACGCCGCGCTCTTCGGTCAGCCACTGCCAAAAGGCCCTGATGTCTTTGTAACAGCGTCTTTCCGAAGGTTTTCCGGTGCTGTTTCCGTAGCCGCCATAGTCGTAAATCAGGACGTCGAAGCCGAGATCGCGCCAAATTGCGATGCCGCCCATCCGGCCGCTGATATTGCCGCCGTTGCCGTGGGAATACAGGATCACTCCGCGCGGCTGGTCCACGGGAATGTACCAACCGTGGGTCGTCTGGCCGTCCACGGGCAGGGCGACGTCCTGGTAGTCCCAGCCAGCCTCGGCGGGCGCCCATAGCATGCCGCGGGTTGCTGGAAAAACCATAGCGCGCTGCGCGGCTCCTACAAGCGCCACCAAGCCCCCAAGCACTAATCCCCCAAGCGCAATTGTCCAGATCATCCGGCCCCTCCAGCCCATGGTTACACGCCTTTCCGGGTGAGTTCCCGCACAGTCTGCCGAGCGACGATTTTGTCTCGCATCAGGCTGATGGGATATTGTATGATGTTGTCTTGGAAATCAAAATGCACCCAAGAGGGGGAACTACCATGACTGAGTATAATATTCTACTCGATGCCAAGAAGATGCCGGATGCGTGGTATAACGTCGCACCGGACCTGCCAGCGCCGATGAAGCCGCCGCTTCATCCCGCGACACACAAGCCATTAAACCCATCTGATCTCGCTCCGATTTTCCCAATGGCGCTGATCGAGCAGGAAATGTCGGCCAAGCCGATGATCTCGATTCCAGGCGAGGTGATGGACATCTACCGCCTGTACCGTCCCACCCCGCTGCGCCGCGCACACCGCCTCGAAAAGATGCTGGGCACACCGGCCAAGATCTTCTATAAGAACGAAAGCGTCACCCCTTCGGGCAGCCACAAGGTCAACACCTCCGTGCCGCAAGCCTATTACAACAAGAAGGAAGGGGTAAACGAACTCTGCACCGAGACCGGCGCGGGCCAGTGGGGCACCGCTCTCTCGATCGCATGCTCGATGTTCGATATGAAATGCACGGTGTACATGGTTCGCGTCAGTTTCGAGCAGAAACCGTACCGTCGCATCCTGATGCAAACGTACGGTGCGGACGTGCTATCGAGTCCCACCGACACCACCGAGAGCGGCCGGAACTTCCTGGCGAAGTTCCCCGGCACCACGGGAAGCCTCGGCATGGCCATCTCCGAAGCGGTGGAAGCGGCGGTTACGAGCGGAGGCAAGGCCAAGTACAGCCTCGGCAGCGTGCTGAACCACGTGCTGTTGCACCAGACCGTGATTGGTCTCGAGGCCAANNNNNNNNNNNNNNNNNNNNNNNNNNNNNNNNNNNNNNNNNNNNNNNNNNNNNNNNNNNNNNNNNNNNNNNNNNNNNNNNNNNNNNNNNNNNNNNNNNNNATCCATGCGGGCGGCCTCCGGTACCACGGGGTGGCGCAGCAGGTGGCGCTCATGGTCAAAGAAGGTTTCATGCGCGCGGTTGCATGCCACCAGAACCCCGTATTCGAAGCCCTGCAGATGTTCGCCACAGCCGAGGGCATCCTGGCGGCGCCTGAGTCTGGCCACGCGATACGCGTCGCCATCGACGAGGCACTTAAGTGCAAAGAATCCGGCACACCGAAGACCATCCTCTTCAACTTGAGCGGGCACGGTCACTTTGACATGAGTGCCTACGACGCATATCTCAGCAAAAAGCTCGAAGACTACGAGCTCGACCAGAGCGTTATTGACGCCGCGGAAGCCGTGATTCCGAAAGTCTGACCCCGGTTTGAATTGGAACGTGGGAGGAGTTCTTCCTGGAGGGGGAACTCCTCCTCTCATTTCCCGGAGCCGGCCGCCTTCACAAATGAGCGGGTGAGAAGGCGCTAGTCCGAGACTGGAGAGCAGTACGTACGGTTCGTAAGCCCGGTGTCACAGCAAGCAGGAGCAGCATCATGAACTCTCTCTACGCGAAACGCTTTGGCACAGGAATCTGCCTGGCGCTTTTGTTCTTTCTGGCGGCGGGATGTCCTTCCTCCCTTTCGCCCAATGTGAGCCTCACGAGCGGGCTTGTATATGGGCTGGGATACGTCAAAGACGAAGCCACCGATTCCGGTTACAGCCTGCGAGAACTGCCGTTCGATCTGCTGCAACCGACCGATGGCCCGGCGTCCGGCCGTCCGGCGGTGTTGATGATTCACGGAGGCAGCTTCGTCAAAGGCACACGAACGGATGAAGACCTGGTCACTGTCGCCGACGGTCTGGCCACAAAGGGCTACGTCTGTTTCCTGATTGATTACCGGGTTGATCCCGACGAGCCCCCGCCGGTCAGCTCCTGGAACCTCGACGCCGAGGAGACGAAAGATATCGAGATTCCCTCCCTGGGCGCGGTGCGAGCAGCCTTTGTCGATGCCAAGACGGCCATGCGCCATATCAGGGCCAACAGCGAGATCTACGGAATCGACCCGGACCGGATCGCCGTCTGGGGCGAGTCCGCGGGCGCGTTTGCAGCCTTGGCCACGGGCCTCACCAACCCGGATGAATTCTCGGATGACGGACAGGATTTCCCGGTTCCCGCGGAAAACAACCCCGGGGTGGATCCCAAACCTGCCGTCATCATCGACTGTTGGGGAAGCGCCGCGTTCACCTCAGATGCATTTGATTCCAGCGACCCGCCCATCATGATATTCCATGGAACGTATGACACCACGGTGCCTGTCTTCGATGCACTGAGAATCAAGGACCGCTGTGACTCCTTCGGGATTCCCTACCGCTCCTACCTCATTCCAGGCGCAGGACATGGGTGTTGGGAAGAGGAATACGAGGACAAGGACCTCACCACCCTCACGCTGGACTTTCTGGCCGAGTTCATGCCGTAACGCCTTGGAAAGCAGCTACTCTTGGCCGTAGTAGGCATCCGGGCCGTGTTTGCGCAGGTAGTGCTTGGCCAAGAGGAAATCGGGAATGACGGGCTGGCCGGGGGCCAGAATGAATGTATGGAATGCCAAACGGGCGATTTCTTCCAGTACAGCGGCGCTTTCCACGGCATCTTCGACCGTCTCGCCCCAGGCAAAAGGTCCATGTTGCGCCACGAGGACTCCAGGAAAGGCACGCGGGTCCAAGGCCTCAAACCGCCGTACGATGACCTTGCCGGTGTTGGCTTCGTAATCGTCCGCAACCTCGCCCTCGCTGAGAGGGCCCGCGACCGGTACATCGCCGCAGCAATAATCGGCATGCGTCGTGCCGAGGCAGGGTATTGGGCGGCAGGCCTGCGCCCAGACGGTGGCATAGTGCGAGTGGGTATGAACGATTCCGCCTACACCTGGGAACGCGCGGTACAGTTCCAGGTGGGCCGGCGTGTCGGAAGAAGGCCGCAGGGTCCCCTCGACGACGTCACCGTTCAAGTCTACGACCACCATGTCATCCGGCCGCATGAGGGCGTAGTCGATTCCGCTAGGCTTGATGACGATCAATGACGCGCCCCGGTCAATTCCGCTCGCGTTTCCCCAGGTAGAAAACACCAGTCCGCGAGAAACCAGGTTGCGGTTGGCCTGCCAGACACGTTCCTTAAAGTCTTCAAGCATCGCGTACCCCCATATAAGCGAGTGCGATTCGCGCCGCCACCAAGGTATAGCCATCAGCCGCGAGGGTCAAGTGTCTCAGCCGTTGACGGCCAATTATCACAGAACTGATTCAAGCGAGCGACTATGAGTTCCACCTCGTTGAGTTGCATCAGCTCAGCGCGCAGTTTGGCTACATGCGGCAGATTTCGAAGGTAGCCGCTGTAATGTTTTCGAAACTCGATGCTGCCTCTCTTCTCGCCCTTGACATCAACCGCGCGCCGTAAATGTTTGATGCACAATGCGATACGCTCGGGCACAGAAGGCGGGTCGGGCACTTCTCCGGTGGCCATGTAATGCTTGGCCTGAGCGAAAAGCCAGGGATTCTGGATGGCTCCCCTGCCGATCATGACGCCGTCACAACCGGTTGCGAACATGCGTTTGACGTCCTCCGGTTCGGTGACATCCCCATTGCCGATGATGGGCATGGCCACGGTATTCTTCAACTTCTCGAGCCAAGCCCAGTCGGCCTCTCCGCTGTGTCCCTGTTTGCGGGTGCGGCAATGCACAGTCAACGCCTGTACGCCCAAACCCTCGAGCATGCGGGCGACATCCAGGATGATGATATTCTCGGCGTCCCAGCCCAAACGGGTCTTCACCGTCACGGGCAGGGTCGTACCCGCGAGAACGCCGCGCACGACATTCTCGAACTTCTTGATATCTTGCAGCAAGCCGGCGCCGGCCCCGCGCAAAGCGACCTTTTTCACCCAGCACCCACAGTTGATATCGATGAAATCGGGCCGGGCCTGTTCGGCCACGGTCGCGGCCGCCTCCATCGAGGATTCGGCGCTGCCAAAGATCTGGACCGCGATGGGGCGCTCTTCGTCGTGGACGCGTATCTTGCTGAGAGTCTTATTAACGTCGCGAATCAAGGCTTCCGAACTCGCGAACTCGGTATAGAGCAGGTCCGCCCCCAGTTCCTTGCAGAGGGTCCGGAAGGAATAGTCCGTTACATCCTCCATTGGGGCCAATGCGAGAGGTTTTTCCAGTTCTATTGAGCCGATGCGCATGGTGGCTGTTTTGGGGCCGAGGCGGCTCCCGCTGCTATTGGTCTAGACTTTCCGGTAGATCGCTGCGCCGCCTTCACGGAAGGCGGCTGATTTGTCTTGCATCCCTTTTTGGCGGGCGGCCTCGTCCCGGACCTGGTGAGAGAGTTCCATCGCGCAGAATTTCGGCCCGCACATCGAGCAGAAATGCGCAAGCTTCTCACCCCGTTGAGGCAGTGTTTCGTCGTGCAGTTCGCGGGCCTTCTCCGGGTCGAGCGACAAGTTGAACTGGTCTTCCCATCGAAACTCGAACCGTGCCTTACTCAACGCGTTGTCGCGAATCTGCGCAGCCGGGTGACCCTTCGCCAGGTCGGCCGCGTGCGCCGCAATCCGGTAAGCCACGACGCCTTCCCGCACATCGTCGCGGCCGGGCAGCCCGAGGTGTTCTTTAGGGGTCACATAGCACAACATGGCGGCCCCGTACCATCCGATCATGGCTGCGCCAATGGCGGAAGCCATATGATCATACCCGGGGGAAATATCGGTAATGACGGGGCCCAGGGTGTAAAAAGGCGCTTCGCCGCACCACGCGAGCTGTTTGTCCACGTTCTCTTTGATCAGATGCATAGGCACATGGCCGGGGCCCTCATTCATTACCTGGACGTCGAATTCCCAGGCGCGCCGCGTCAGCTCGCCTTGCGCCTTGAGTTCGGCGAACTGGGCTTCGTCGTTGGCATCGGCCTGGCTGCCCGGGCGCAGCCCATCGCCAATCGAGAAGGCCACGTCGTAGGTGGACATGATTTCGCAGAGCTCGTCCCAGTGGGTATAGAGGAAGTTCTCCTTATGGTGCGCCAGGCACCACTTGGCCATGATTGAACCGCCCCGGCTGACAATACCCGTGGCTCGCCCGGCCGTCAAGTGAATGAACGGCAAAAGCACTCCAGCGTGGATGGTCATGTAGTCGACGCCCTGCTGCGCCTGTTCGATGACCGTATCCCGAAACACGTCCCAGGTAAGATCTTGGGGCGCCCCCCCCACCTTTTCGAGCGCCTGGTAAATGGGCACGGTGCCCACGGGCACGGGACAGTTTCGGATAATCCATTCGCGGGTCTCGTGGATCGGTTCGGCCGTGGACAGGTCCATCACCGTGTCGGCGCCCCACCGAATCGCCCAGAGCATTTTCTCGACTTCTTCCCGAACGGAGGAGGAAAGCGCGGAATTGCCCAGGTTGGCGTTTATCTTCACCTTGAAATTGCGGCCGATAAGCATAGGCTCCAACTCGAGGTGATTTATGTTGGCGGGGATGATGGCCCGGCCCCGCGCAACCTCGTCTCGGACGAATTCGGGCGTGATCACCTCAGGCATCATCGCTCCCCACGCATTTCCGCCGTGACGCCGCTTCAATTCTTCGGAAGCCTCTTGCCACCGGGCGTTCTCCCGAATGGCAACGTACTCCATCTCAGGGGTGACCTCGCCCCGCCTGGCATAATGCATCTGCGTAACGCGAGTCCCCGGCTTAGCGCGGTAGAGAAGGTGCCGCGGGAACTGGCTGGTGCCCGAGGCCTTTCCCAGCTTCTCACGATCAACTGTTTCGACGTTGAGTCGTGACCGCACCCAGGGTTCACGGATGCGAGAAAGCCCCACAGACAGGTCGATGGCGGATTCCGGGTCGGTGTAGGGTCCCGACGTGTCGTATACGGTGATGGGCGGGTTCTCGTACGGCCGGCCTTCGGCGTCGAACGTGGTCGTCTGGGCTATCTCGCGCATGGCCACGCGAATAGCCGGAACCAATCCCTCGACGTAAACCTTACGCGAGTTCGGAAATGGTGTTCGACAAAGCGGATCCATCGCAGTAGGATTCAACCGGTTTTCATTATCCGGTTTAGAAAGCATTTCCATCCTCCGCCGCCTTAACTTGTAGCGGCCCCGCAGGCTTTCGCTCTTGGTCTCACCTTTGCCGCGAGCAAGAAGTCCATATCAAGCACAAAGAGATATAGTACCACCCGTTGGGGGCCAAATGAAGTCTCTCTTCAGGGTATTGTGCCAACTTCTTGCCGCTGGAAATGGGCTGGTCCGTTATCCGTCCCGGAGATAACCAAGCACCCGCTCGCGGGCTCGCAATGCTGAGAGGACACAGTCATTAAGTCCGACTCCCCGATAGGCATTGCCCGCAAAAGCCAATCCGGGATGGCGCTCTTGAGCCGCTTCGATCTCGCGGAGTATGTCGCCGTGGCCCAGCAGGTATTGGGGGATTCCCCGCTGCCAACGGAAGATGCGCACGTATTCGGGCTCGGAATCAATCCCCATGATAGGGTGCAACTCGCGGCGGATGAGGGCCAATAGTTCGTCATCGCCCAGCTGGACCGCGTCGGGGTCCGTGTAGCCCCCGAACATAGTCCGCAGAAGGATACGTCCCGGGGGAGCCTGCTGGGGGAACATGCTTGAAGTCCAAAGGCATCCGAGGATACGCAAACCCTCTTGGCGCGGCGCCAGAAAACCGAAGCCGTTGGTACTTCCATGCGCAGCAGCATCGTCGTACCCGGTACAGACCACGGCGATATCGGCGTACCGGATAGACGCAAGGGCTTTGCTTGCGGCTTCGTCGAGTTCTCGGCAGAACTCGGCGGCCGCGTAGGCTGGCGCGGCGACCACCAGGGCGCGGGCATGGTGCACGCGTCCCCGGCTTGTTTCTGCCGCGAAGTCCCCTTCCGGCGTTCGAAAGATGCGCAGCACCCGCTCTCCCGTGCAAACGATATCCCCCAATGCCTTTGCGGCCTCGCAAGGGAGCCTGCCGATGCCTTCTTTGAAGCTGGTCAGCGTTCCGGAGGGTCCCAGGGGGCTGACGGCCTTCTTCCGCCATCGCTTGGCTATGAGCGCGCGTGTGAGGCCGCCGTACTCGCGTTCCATGGCCGCCATGCGTGGAAAACAGTGTTCGAGAGACAAGAGCCGCGCATCGCCTCCGAAAACCCCGCTCACCATGGGTCCGACCAGGGTGTCGGCTGCTTCTGTTCCAATGCGCCGGGCCGCGAATTCCCAAATTGTCTCGCCCGTATGGTCGCGTTTCCCGGCAACAAAGGGTTCACCCGCCAGGCGAAGGCGGCCTTTAACGGAAAGCATGGGGCTGAAGAAGAAACGGGGCGGTCCAACAACCTCGTTGAGCCGTCCCTTGGTGAAGATAAACCGGCGCTTGGCGGATTGGTTTGCGCGGACCAACGCATCGGACAGTCCGAGGGCGGCTATCCAGTCGAGGGTTGCGGGTTCGCGGTCAAGGAAACCGTTGGGCCCCCGGTCGCACGCATAGCCCTCCGAGACTTCGCTCCGCGTGGTCCCCCCCACCACGTTGTCCGCCTCGAGGAGGACCACGTTTTCGCGGCCCAGGTCACGGGCGAGGTAGTACGCGGCGCATAAACCCGTTACCCCTCCCCCAACGATAATGGCTTGCTTGAGGCTACTCATCATACGGTGCGCGAGAAGCGCGCGGATTGCGCTTCCTTGCCCTTCAGGTATGCGTCAAAGACCATGGCGATGTTGCGAACGAACACCTGACCCATCGGCAGCACCGTCAAGCAAACGTCGGTCCACTCCACGAAGCCCTCGCTTCGAAACTCCTCGAGTGCTTCGCGCTCCCCAGAAAAGTATTCGTCGAACACGATCCCGTAGCGCCGCTTCAACTCACTGAAATCAAGGTAGAAATTGCACATTAGCTCGCGAATAGTCCATCTTCGGATTTCATCATCCCGAGAAAGCCGGCAACCCAGCGCGGTGGCGAATCGTCCCTCCTTGAGCGCGTTGTAATATCGAGAAAGCTTCTTTTCGTTCTGAGCGTAGCCGCCGCCCACCTCTCCGATGGCGGAGATTCCGCAGGCAACCATGTCCGACGATGGGACGATTGTGTAGCCCATGAAATTGCGGTGGAGGCGGCGTTCGTCCATGGCATGGGTCAGTTCATCATGAGGCAATGCGAAATGGTCCATGCCGATGGCTCTGTATCCGGCTCCGGTGAACATTTGGCGGGCCGCAGCGAACAAGGCATACTTCTCCGGACCAGCGGGCATTTTCGACGCATCGAGCTTCCGCTGGTTGTGCATCTTGTCCGGCAGATAGGCGCAACTGTAGACGGCAAGGCGATCGGGCTGCATCTCGATGATCTTCGGGATGGTTACGGACCACGAGGAAAGGGTCTGCCCGGGCAATCCGTAAACCAAATCCATATTGAGCCCTTCGAAACCGGCCTCGCGGCATACGCGCATGAGGGCGCGGGTCTGCTCCTCCGTCTGATTACGGCCGATTGCGCACTGGACCTGCTCATCGAGGTCCTGTACACCCATGCTGATCCTGTTGAAACCCAATTGCCGGAGAAGGGCGATCTGGCCAGGGGTGGTGACGCGCGGATCGACCTCGAGCGCCAGCTCGGCGTCCGCCGATATCTCGAAGCGTTCAGAAACCGCTGTGAACAAGCGTGAAAGCTGGCCGGTACTCAGGTATGTAGGGGTCCCGCCGCCCCAGTGGAGTTGTTTGAGGGGCCGGGTGGCCGCGAGGGCCCCGGAGAGCATCCGCAGCTCGATGTCGACGTGGTCAAGATACTTGTCCGCCACCTCTCTCTTTTCGGTGGCGATAGAATTGCACCCGCAGAAGGCACACCTCTTTTCACAGAAGGGGATGTGCACATAGAGCGATAGAGGTTCTCCCGATTTCGAGGCCGCCCGGCCGAGACACGCGCGATAATCGGCCTCGCTGAAGCTTTCTGACCAGGCAGGGACGGTCGGGTAACTCGTGTACCGCGGTCCGGGGCGGTCATACCGCACCA includes the following:
- a CDS encoding O-acetylhomoserine aminocarboxypropyltransferase/cysteine synthase → MPDTTHYGLGTQALHAGQEPDPATGARAVPIYQTTSFVFESAEHAARLFGLEEFGNIYSRIMNPTVDVFEKRMAALEGGVGALGLSSGSAAITLAALNIAKAGQNIVSSSTLYGGTYNLFAHTFKDLGIEARFVDAREPGNFAEAIDGDTRFLFCETIGNPACDVPDIETIADIAHDSGIPLMVDNTAASPMLFRPIEHGADIVVHSATKVIGGHGTSIGGVIVDGGTFDWNNGKFPELTEPCESYHGMRFYEAMKPLGNISYIIKARVTLLRDMGPCLSPFNAFLLLQGLETLHLRVPRHSENALKVAQHLDGHPSVEWVCYPGLKNHPDHKRALKYMPGGQGAILTFGAKAGYEGAKKFINGVKLASHLANILDAKTLVIHPASTTHQQLSRKEQEDAGVTPNMIRVSVGIEDVEDIIADLDQALERAGR
- a CDS encoding homoserine O-acetyltransferase, producing the protein MIEEGSIGIVKSQQFQFAEPPNQLELDCGRKLGPVTLAYETYGALNAAKSNAILILHALTGDAHAAGYHTPTDPKPGWWDNMIGPGKGFDTDRYFVICSNCLGGCRGTTGPYSINPETGRPYGLTFPIVTIGDMVRAQRRLIEHLGIENLLSVAGGSMGGMQVLEWLTRYPDIVRSGICIASGPHNGAQAIAFDAVGRHAVQADPAFRDGNYYGGDGPVQGLSIARMLGHITYLSDETMRAKFGRSLRGKTEYSYDFGSEFSVETYLDYQGEKFVNRFDANSYLYITKACDYFDLISAYGSLDKAFARVKSRVMVLSFSSDWLYPPYQSREMVDSLSRNRKEVTYCNIHSDYGHDAFLLEVDAMKDLIAGFLEHTLDPRLKAKEDNPETSVSEEASDPVPQSNESIYKGPRVDYDLIVDLVDPESRVLDIGCGDGELLHRLVCQKQVDGMGLEVSEPNIIRCVNRGISVVQADIDKGLSAIPDQSYDFVILSMTLQVIKKPEQAIREVLRVGKKCIISFPNFGFWKVRAMLAFQGMAPVTRSLPYSWYSTPNRSVLSVKDFRQFCHTHNIRIEREIPLSSSGRGVIVRQWPNLFADEAVYVITAKT
- a CDS encoding alpha/beta hydrolase; this translates as MIWTIALGGLVLGGLVALVGAAQRAMVFPATRGMLWAPAEAGWDYQDVALPVDGQTTHGWYIPVDQPRGVILYSHGNGGNISGRMGGIAIWRDLGFDVLIYDYGGYGNSTGKPSERRCYKDIRAFWQWLTEERGVAPERVVLFGRSLGGAVAADLASEVTPGAVILESTFTSAVTMGKEAFPFFPVNLLLRHRFETEDKIGRVTAPLLIVHSPDDDIVPYHHGKALFEMAPEPKTFLEIAGNHNDGYSETGQRYIDGLSNFLEPLFPGR
- a CDS encoding TrpB-like pyridoxal phosphate-dependent enzyme; the encoded protein is MTEYNILLDAKKMPDAWYNVAPDLPAPMKPPLHPATHKPLNPSDLAPIFPMALIEQEMSAKPMISIPGEVMDIYRLYRPTPLRRAHRLEKMLGTPAKIFYKNESVTPSGSHKVNTSVPQAYYNKKEGVNELCTETGAGQWGTALSIACSMFDMKCTVYMVRVSFEQKPYRRILMQTYGADVLSSPTDTTESGRNFLAKFPGTTGSLGMAISEAVEAAVTSGGKAKYSLGSVLNHVLLHQTVIGLEA
- a CDS encoding TrpB-like pyridoxal-phosphate dependent enzyme (catalyzes the formation of L-tryptophan from indole and L-serine), encoding IHAGGLRYHGVAQQVALMVKEGFMRAVACHQNPVFEALQMFATAEGILAAPESGHAIRVAIDEALKCKESGTPKTILFNLSGHGHFDMSAYDAYLSKKLEDYELDQSVIDAAEAVIPKV
- a CDS encoding alpha/beta hydrolase — protein: MNSLYAKRFGTGICLALLFFLAAGCPSSLSPNVSLTSGLVYGLGYVKDEATDSGYSLRELPFDLLQPTDGPASGRPAVLMIHGGSFVKGTRTDEDLVTVADGLATKGYVCFLIDYRVDPDEPPPVSSWNLDAEETKDIEIPSLGAVRAAFVDAKTAMRHIRANSEIYGIDPDRIAVWGESAGAFAALATGLTNPDEFSDDGQDFPVPAENNPGVDPKPAVIIDCWGSAAFTSDAFDSSDPPIMIFHGTYDTTVPVFDALRIKDRCDSFGIPYRSYLIPGAGHGCWEEEYEDKDLTTLTLDFLAEFMP
- the araD gene encoding L-ribulose-5-phosphate 4-epimerase AraD, with translation MLEDFKERVWQANRNLVSRGLVFSTWGNASGIDRGASLIVIKPSGIDYALMRPDDMVVVDLNGDVVEGTLRPSSDTPAHLELYRAFPGVGGIVHTHSHYATVWAQACRPIPCLGTTHADYCCGDVPVAGPLSEGEVADDYEANTGKVIVRRFEALDPRAFPGVLVAQHGPFAWGETVEDAVESAAVLEEIARLAFHTFILAPGQPVIPDFLLAKHYLRKHGPDAYYGQE
- the dusB gene encoding tRNA dihydrouridine synthase DusB, with the translated sequence MRIGSIELEKPLALAPMEDVTDYSFRTLCKELGADLLYTEFASSEALIRDVNKTLSKIRVHDEERPIAVQIFGSAESSMEAAATVAEQARPDFIDINCGCWVKKVALRGAGAGLLQDIKKFENVVRGVLAGTTLPVTVKTRLGWDAENIIILDVARMLEGLGVQALTVHCRTRKQGHSGEADWAWLEKLKNTVAMPIIGNGDVTEPEDVKRMFATGCDGVMIGRGAIQNPWLFAQAKHYMATGEVPDPPSVPERIALCIKHLRRAVDVKGEKRGSIEFRKHYSGYLRNLPHVAKLRAELMQLNEVELIVARLNQFCDNWPSTAETLDPRG